The region CTCGCCGCTGTGGTAGCTGCCATCAGTGCGACTCACTGTCTCTTCAACTATACGGATGGAGGATGAACTAATGTTATCTTCAGCAATGATCAATCGCCTAAATGCACAAATTAATCTTGAGATGTTCTCAGCTCGTCTCTATTTGCAGATGAGCTCTTGGTGTGCTCACAAAGCCTTAGAAGGATGTGCTACTTTTCTTGGGCAACATGCCGATGAAGAAATGGCACACATGCGGCGCCTTCTGAGCTATATGCACGAGACCGGTGCCCTCGCAATTTTGGAGGGTCTAGAGGCTCCTCCCCACAACTTTGGTTCTCTGAAGGAGATGTTTAGCCAAGTCTATAGCCACGAACAGTTGGTCACTCGCAAAATAAACGAGCTAGTGCATTTAGCAAATAGCGAACCTGATTATTCAACACTGCAGTTTTTGCAGTGGTATGTTGCCGAACAACACCAAGAGGAATTTTTATTCAAGAGCATCCTTGATAAAATTGACCTCATTGGTACAGAGGGGCAAGGGCTATTTTTTATTGACCAAGAAATTGGTAAACTTGCCTCGACCAGCGGCAGCAAGACACTGTCTACCATAGGCTAACCTATAGCCATTGCCAAAAGGTTGAATGTTCCCCAAGGAGATTAGGGATAGGTCGGGATAGGTCATTGGCCTATCAGTGCTATAACAACACGATCAAAAGACAACTACGCCAACACATCAGAATAGGAGCAGTTAGGGGATTCTTGGTAAACCTGTGTAATGGTGGCGGCGAGGCGTTGCATGCCAAGGGCAATTTCCTCGTCACTGGCAGTGAGACTAATGCGTAAGCACTCCTGCTTGTGCCGCCACGGCGCGCTCAGACCGGGGAAAAAGGAACTGCCGGGAACGACAATGACCCCTGCTCGCTTCAAGTGTTGGTAGAGTTCCCAGTCGCTCATCGGCAAATCCCGCAGCCACAGCCAGGCAAAAATGCCCCCCTCGCCGCGATGTAAAAACCACGGTATATCATTGGCCATGGCGGCGCGTAAGGTTTCCTCTAGAACGGCGAACTTGCGTTGATAGAAGGGACGAATGACATTGACGGACACTTCGGCTAGGGCACCGTTGGCAATGGCTAAAGCGGCGATCGCCTGACCGTAGCGCGAGGCATGAATGCAGGCATTGGTTTGAAAGGCTTCAAGGACACTCAAAATCTCGCGATCGCCAATGGCAATCCCCACCCGTTCCCCCGGCAGTCCTGCCTTTGAAAGGCTGAGGCAGTGAACAATGTTACCGCCAAAAACGGGCGCTAGCTCGGTAAAGTTCAAACTGGGGTAGGGCGGCCCATAGGCAGCATCAATCAACACCGGCACGCCATAGGGCACCCCCAGATCAGCAATTTGCCGCACCTCTAGGTCTGTGAGTACATTTCCCGTTGGATTGCAGGGACGGGAGAAAATGACACAGCCCGTGGTGTCATCAATGTGCAGTTGTTGAAAGTCCGGACGATACTTAAACGTGTGATCGGCCTCAAAAATCTCAAGGCGTGGACGATAGGCAACGACGCTATTGGGCGCCAGACTGACCCCCCCATACCCCGTGTATTCGGGACTTAAGGGGAGCACCACTTTCTTTAATTCACCACTGGAACTCAGCCCACCAAAGGCATTGGCTGCAAAGAAGTAGATCGCCTGACTCCCGGGCGTTACAAGGACATTGCGCTCCGTCAAGTTCAGACCATAGCGGCGATTAAAGTCATCCACCACCGCAGCAATCAACGGTTCATACCCCTGGCTGGGACCATAGCGGCAGACCACTTGACCGAATTCTGGGCTGGCCAGCAGCTCGTGGGTACAGTCCCGCCACAGTTGCTCAACCTCAGGGACAATGAGGGGGTTGCCTGCACTCAGGTTAATCAGGTCTTGGCCACGATTCAGGCGCAGTGTCTCGATAATATCCTTCATGATTGCCCGAACTCCCGTCAGTTGGGACATTTGCTGGCCAATCTGGGAGAGTGCAGGATTCATAGGCAAAGGACATAGACAGTATTGGTTAGGATAGCATCTGCGCCTCTACTCAGGGACAGATAAAACCATATAGACACGGTCAATGCTGCTCGTCGGTTGGTCACTGTAACATAACGTTAGAATAGGCCAAGAACTGTAAGGGATCCATGGCAGCTTTTATCCCCTTCGTCGGCAAAGCTTCATCCCCTTGGCGATCGCTCGTGGTTGGGGTGATTGCTGCGGGCCTAGTGGGCGGTGTTGGACTATTTCTCTGGCGATCGCGCCAAACGCCCCTTGATTTAGATCGCTACACCGTCCCCGTGCAAGACAGTCGCGATTTCATTGCTCGCATTGCCGCTACGGGCAAAGTCGTACCTGGGCAAAGTGTCAATATCAGTCCAAAGCGAGCGGGCCTTTTGGCAGAACTGTACGTCGAACAGGGGGATCGGGTGAAAGCGGGTCAAATCATTGCCCGTATGGACAGTCGCGATGAACAAGCGCAACTGGCCCAAGCCCAAGCCAACCTAGCCGATGCCATTGCTCGTCGCGATCGCATCGTTGCCGGGAACCGGGCTGAGGAAATTGCCCAAGCTGAAGCCCAAGTGCGAGCCGCCACCAGCCGTGCGCAATTGGCAGAAGAACGCCTGAAACGCAATGAATGGTTAGCGGCGGAGGGGGTCATTCCCCGCGATACTTTGGCTGAGCTCAAGGCCAACCGCGATAGTGCGATCGCCAACCTCAACGAAGCCCAAAAGCGCCTGCAACTCTTACAGCGGGGCTCCCGCAGTGAAGACATCCGCCAAGCAGACGCAATGGTTGCCGCTGCCCAAGCCCAAGTCCAAGCCGCCCGTGCTGCCCTCGAAGATACGGTGATTCGTGCTCCTTTTACGGGGATTATTACCCAGAAGTACGCCAATCCGGGAGCCTTTGTCACACCCACCACGACCGCTTCGGCGACAACCTCAGCCACTTCCACCTCAATTGTGGCGATCGCTAAGGGCTTAGAAATTCTTGCCGAAGTACCAGAAGTGGATATTGGCCAAGTGCTTGTGGGACAACCCGTTGAAATCCGTGCCGATGCCTATCCCGGGGAAACCTTTCAGGGGCGGGTGCGACTTGTAGCTCCCGAGGCAGTGGTGGAGCAAAATGTCACCTTCTTTCAGGTGCGGGTTTCCTTGCAAACAGGGCGAGAAAAGCTGCGTTCTGGGATGAATGTGAACCTAGATTTTCTGGGGCAAAAAATTAACAACGCTCTATTGGTACCCACAGTGGCTATTGCCGTTGAACGTGGCCAAACGGGTGTTTATGTGGTGGGTGCAGACCAACGACCAAAATTCCGCCCCGTCACCATTGGCAGTAGCTGGCAAGATCAAACCCAAATTATCAGTGGTGTCAGGGTCGGTGAGCGCGTCTTTATTGACTTTCCTGAGCGGCTACGTCCGAAACAGGAGTAGTCTATGGCTTTCCACCATGTTTCAATTCGCACAGCGAATATCCAGCGGGCGATCGCCTTCTACGAATGCCTCGGCTTCACAATGGATGTCCGCTTTACCACGGGCTATACCCTCGCCTGTTGGCTCAAGGGCTGGCACACCCGCCTCGAACTTCTGCAAGTCCCGCAACCGAAGCCGGCTGCGGATTCCTTCCACGATGAACACTACGTCGGCTACTACCATCTTTCCTTTGATCTCAGTGACCATCCTGACCCCCTTGAAACATGGCTCAATCAGGTGGGAGAAACCCTAAAGGCCCAGAGTTTACCCTTTGAGCTATTGCTAAAGCCAACGCAGCAGGTGATTGGTTCATCCCTTTATCACATCGCCTTTATCCGAGACTGTGATGGTTTGCCCATTGAATTTTTGCAGTGTCTGGGTTCCTGCTGAGGCCTAAACGCCGATAAAATAAGGGGGCTGAGAGATTTTTGGGTCGTAGATAGGCATGCAACTGCAAACGGTTCCTACAGCAATTCCCGACTGGTCGGGGGATCTACTGGCGATCGCCGTCTTTCAAACGGAAGGCACCCTCACCCTCACCGACCCCTACACGACCCTCGATCAACGCCTCAATGGCCTATTGCAGGAACTCATCAACGAAGGGGAATTTCAAGGCAAGTCTGGTACCTCCCTCCTGATGCGCCTATTACCCAACTTTCCCCTTAAAAAACTCCTTCTTGTTGGCCTTGGCAATCGCGAAGACTTTAACTTAGAAGCCCTCCGTCGCACTGCCGCTACCATTGCCCGCACCGCCCGCCGTGAACGCGCAAAAACCTTAGGCATGGCACTGCCCCATGAAACTTTAGAGGCGGCTGATGCCGCCCAAGCCATTGCCGAAGGGGTTATCCTGGCCCTCCACAGTGATGTCCGCTTCAAGACTGACCCCGAAGCGCGCAAACTTTTGCCCTATCCAGAAGTCGTCACCCTTTTAGGGCTAGGGGAACAAACTGCCGCCTTGACCCGGGCGCAGCAGATTTGCGATGGCGTGATTCTGGCGCGGGAACTTGTCAACGCCCCCGCCAATGAAGTAACCCCCGTCACTCTTGCCGAAACCGCTCAGCAGTTGGCAGCCACCTATGGTCTGACGGCAAAAATTCTGGAACGAGAAGACTGTGGGGCCTTGGGGATGGGTGCTTTTTTAGGGGTGGCTCAGGCCTCTGACCTGCCGCCAAAATTCATCCACCTCACCTACACATCCCCCGGTACTGTTCATAGGAAAATTGCCCTTGTGGGCAAGGGGTTAACGTTTGATTCCGGCGGCCTCAACCTCAAGACCCAAGGGGGCATTGAAACCATGAAAATGGACATGGGGGGAGCCGCAGCCGTTTTGGGAACAGCCAAGGTCCTCGGTCAACTCAAACCCCCTGGCATTGAAGTCCACTTTATTATTGCCGCCACGGAAAATATGATCAGTGGTCGTGCGTTGCATCCAGGGGATATTCTCACCGCCTCCAACGGTAAGACCATTGAGGTCAACAACACCGATGCGGAAGGTCGCCTCACCCTTGCTGATGCCCTTGTCTATGCCGAAAAACTGGGCGTAGATGCGATTGTGGATTTAGCCACCCTGACGGGTGCCTGCATTGTTGCCCTGGGGGATAATATTGCCGGTCTTTGGAGCAATAACGCAGAGTTAGCCCAGGCGCTGCAAAAGGCCAGCGATCGCTGCGGGGAAAAATTCTGGCAAATGCCCCTTGAAAATAAATACTTTGAGGCTATGAAGTCCCAAGTGGCCGACATGAAAAACACAGGCCCGCGATCGGCAGGGTCAATTACTGCCGCCCTATTCCTTCAGCAATTTGTCGACCATACCCCTTGGGCGCACCTTGACATTGCTGGCCCAGTCTGGACCGAAAAAGAGGATGGCTACAACAATCCCTGTGGAACCGGCTACCCCGTGCGTACCCTGGTGGAGTGGCTATGCAGTCTCAGTTCCTAGGCACTCAATGCGATCGCCCCAACGGCTCATTGTTCAAGGTCGCCAAATTCTCGATCAGTGCGTTACCTTGACTGCTGAGCAGCAGCATTATCTATACCATGTGCTGCGTCTCAAAGTAGGAGATGAACTCTGGATTCTTGACGGTCAGGGTCAGCGGTGGCTGGGGCAAATCCAAGGGAAGACCGTCAAGCTGCTGCGCCCTGATTGCCGTGAGACGGAACTGTCCACTGAGATTATTCTCTGTCTAGCTCTACTCAAAGCAGCGAACTTTGAGCAGGTGTTGCAACAGGCAACGGAATTGGGGGTCAAGCGCATTGTGCCCATTCAAACGGCGCGATCGCTCCTGCAACCCAGTATCAATAAATACCAGCGCTGGCAACGCATTCTCCAAGAGGCCGCCGAGCAAAGTGAGCGTCTTTATGTGCCTGCCCTCAGTGACCCCCTCTCGGTTGCCGAAATGGTCAGCCTCACCCCCAAGGGCTACATTGCCAGTTTGGCTGCCCCGGAACTCCTGTGGGACTGCTTGCCCCAGATGAATCTGTCTGAGCCCATTTATCTAGCGATCGGGCCAGAGGGCGGATGGACAGCCTCAGAACTCGAGCAAGTCTTAGCTGCTGGGTGGCAAGCAGTTTCCTTGGGGCGGCGGACCCTGAGAGCCGTCACCGCCGCGATCGCCAGCCTGAGCGTGGTGAGTCATTATGCTGAGCGACATTGCGTCAGCCCACAACAGCATTGACAACACAACGGCTACCTCGATACACTAGAGTTTCGGTGAAATTAACGTAAGCAGCAATGCCCACCATCCAGCAACTGATCCGCCAAGAGCGGGAACTGTTGAAAAGAAAAACAAAGTCTCCTGCCCTCAAAGGCTGCCCTCAACGACGTGGGGTATGCACACGGGTCTACACAACAACACCCAAAAAGCCCAACTCTGCCCTGCGTAAAGTGGCACGGGTACGCTTGACCTCTGGCTTCGAAGTGACCGCTTACATTCCGGGAATTGGCCATAACTTACAAGAGCACTCCGTGGTCATGATTCGCGGCGGTCGTGTTAAAGATTTGCCGGGCGTGCGCTACCACATTATTCGTGGCACCCTGGATACCGCCGGTGTCAAAGATCGTAAGCAAGGTCGCTCCAAATATGGTGCCAAGCGTCCCAAACCCGGTGAGGCTGCTGCGACCGGTAAGAAAAAATAATTTCCACTCTCTTATCTTTTTGAGTTCATCCTGGAAACCTTAAGCTTCACTAGAACACAAAACACCTATGTCTCGTCGCACTCGCGCTCAAAAACGGCCTACTGCCCCTGATCCGGTCTATAACAACGTGCTGGTGAATATGTTGATCCAGCGGGTCATGCGCAATGGCAAAAAATCCCTTGCCAGTCGCATCGTCTATGAGGCAATGAAAACCGTCCAAGAGCGCACCGGTGAGGATGCCCTGCAAATTTTTGAGCGTGCAGTGAAAAATGCAACGCCCCTAGTGGAAGTCAAAGCCCGTCGTGTGGGGGGTGCCACCTACCAAGTCCCGATGGAAGTTCGTCCCGATCGCGGGATTTCCCTGGCCCTGCGCTGGTTAGTGCAATTTTCCCGCAAACGAGCCGGTCGGTCGATGTCAGCCAAACTGGCCAATGAATTGATGGATGCTGCCAACGAGACGGGAAGCACCATCCGTAAACGGGAAGAAACCCACAAAATGGCAGAAGCCAACAAGGCCTTTGCCCATTACCGCTACTAAACCGTCACACGGTCCAAGAGTTGGATACAATTATTTAAGAATTCTAACGTAATGCAACAAACAAGGAGGTAGCTGTGGCACGGACGACCCCGCTAGAGCGAGTGCGAAATATCGGGATTGCCGCTCACATTGATGCGGGTAAAACAACCACAACTGAACGTATTCTCTTCTATTCCGGTGTGGTGCACAAAATTGGTGAAGTGCACGAGGGGACCACGGTTACCGACTGGATGGAACAGGAGCGAGAGCGGGGCATCACCATTACAGCAGCCGCCATTAGCACCTCTTGGAGAGATCACCAAATCAACATTATTGACACTCCCGGCCACGTGGACTTCACGATTGAGGTGGAGCGCTCCATGCGGGTTCTCGATGGGGTGATTGCGGTATTCTGCTCCGTTGGTGGTGTGCAGCCCCAATCAGAAACCGTGTGGCGGCAAGCCGATCGCTACAGCGTTCCCCGCATCGTTTTTGTCAACAAGATGGATCGCACGGGGGCAAACTTCTACAAAGTCCATGACCAGATTCGCGATCGCCTACGGGCGAACGCCGTGCCGATTCAGTTGCCCATTGGTGCTGAAGATCAATTCAAAGGCATCGTTGATCTGGTGCGCATGCGCGCCAAAATCTACAAAGACGACCTTGGCAAGGAAATCGAAGACACTGAAATTCCTGCCGAGATGACTGAACTGGCACAGGAGTATCGCACCAAGCTCATCGAGGCTGTTGCCGAAACCGACGACGCCCTCATGGAAAAATACTTCGAGGGGGAAGAACTCACAGAAGAGGAAATCCGTGCGGCTCTACGCAAAGGGACGATCGCTGGCACCATTGTGCCCATGCTTTGCGGCTCTGCCTTCAAAAATAAAGGCGTGCAATTACTCCTGGATGCCGTGGTGGACTACCTACCGGCGCCCATTGACATTCCTGCCATTAAAGGTCGTCTGCCCGATGGCACAGAAGTGGAGCGGGCTGCCGATGACGATCAACCCCTGGCGGCACTCGCTTTTAAGATCATGTCGGATCCCTATGGCCGCCTTACCTTTGTGCGTGTTTATTCCGGTGTTCTGAAAAAAGGTAGCTATGTGCTCAATGCCACCAAAGGCAAGAAAGAGCGCATTTCTCGTCTAATCGTGCTGAAGGCCGATGAACGGATTGAGGTGGATGAATTGCGAGCTGGCGATCTAGGAGCTGCCTTAGGTCTCAAGGAAACCTTCACAGGGGATACCCTCTGCGATGAAAGCTCGCCCGTGATTCTTGAGTCGCTGTATATTCCAGAGCCAGTTATTTCCGTGGCCGTAGAACCCAAAACTAAACAGGACATGGAAAAGCTCTCCAAGGCTCTGCAAGCCCTCTCTGAGGAGGACCCCACCTTCCGCGTCAGCGTTGATCCTGAAACGAACCAAACCGTGATTGCGGGAATGGGGGAACTACACCTCGAGATTCTTGTGGATCGGATGCAGCGGGAGTACAAAGTGGAAGCCAACATCGGCCAACCCCAAGTGGCTTACCGCGAAACCATTCGCAAACCCGTCCGGGCTGAAGGCAAGTTTATCCGTCAAAGTGGTGGTAAAGGTCAGTATGGTCACGTTGTTATTGAAGTAGAACCTGCTGAACCCGGTACTGGGTTTGAATTTGTCTCCAAAATTGTCGGTGGTGTCGTACCCAAAGAGTACATTCCACCCGCTGAGCAGGGGATGAAGGAAGCCTGTGAATCGGGGATTTTGGCAGGGTACCCAGTGATTGACCTCAAAGTCACACTAGTGGATGGCTCCTACCACGAGGTGGACTCCTCAGAGATGGCTTTCAAAATTGCTGGCTCCATCGCCATTAAAGAGGCAGTCATGAAAGCCAATCCAGTACTGCTGGAGCCAATG is a window of Thermosynechococcus vestitus BP-1 DNA encoding:
- the rpsG gene encoding 30S ribosomal protein S7 produces the protein MSRRTRAQKRPTAPDPVYNNVLVNMLIQRVMRNGKKSLASRIVYEAMKTVQERTGEDALQIFERAVKNATPLVEVKARRVGGATYQVPMEVRPDRGISLALRWLVQFSRKRAGRSMSAKLANELMDAANETGSTIRKREETHKMAEANKAFAHYRY
- a CDS encoding valine--pyruvate transaminase, producing MNPALSQIGQQMSQLTGVRAIMKDIIETLRLNRGQDLINLSAGNPLIVPEVEQLWRDCTHELLASPEFGQVVCRYGPSQGYEPLIAAVVDDFNRRYGLNLTERNVLVTPGSQAIYFFAANAFGGLSSSGELKKVVLPLSPEYTGYGGVSLAPNSVVAYRPRLEIFEADHTFKYRPDFQQLHIDDTTGCVIFSRPCNPTGNVLTDLEVRQIADLGVPYGVPVLIDAAYGPPYPSLNFTELAPVFGGNIVHCLSLSKAGLPGERVGIAIGDREILSVLEAFQTNACIHASRYGQAIAALAIANGALAEVSVNVIRPFYQRKFAVLEETLRAAMANDIPWFLHRGEGGIFAWLWLRDLPMSDWELYQHLKRAGVIVVPGSSFFPGLSAPWRHKQECLRISLTASDEEIALGMQRLAATITQVYQESPNCSYSDVLA
- the fusA gene encoding elongation factor G, encoding MARTTPLERVRNIGIAAHIDAGKTTTTERILFYSGVVHKIGEVHEGTTVTDWMEQERERGITITAAAISTSWRDHQINIIDTPGHVDFTIEVERSMRVLDGVIAVFCSVGGVQPQSETVWRQADRYSVPRIVFVNKMDRTGANFYKVHDQIRDRLRANAVPIQLPIGAEDQFKGIVDLVRMRAKIYKDDLGKEIEDTEIPAEMTELAQEYRTKLIEAVAETDDALMEKYFEGEELTEEEIRAALRKGTIAGTIVPMLCGSAFKNKGVQLLLDAVVDYLPAPIDIPAIKGRLPDGTEVERAADDDQPLAALAFKIMSDPYGRLTFVRVYSGVLKKGSYVLNATKGKKERISRLIVLKADERIEVDELRAGDLGAALGLKETFTGDTLCDESSPVILESLYIPEPVISVAVEPKTKQDMEKLSKALQALSEEDPTFRVSVDPETNQTVIAGMGELHLEILVDRMQREYKVEANIGQPQVAYRETIRKPVRAEGKFIRQSGGKGQYGHVVIEVEPAEPGTGFEFVSKIVGGVVPKEYIPPAEQGMKEACESGILAGYPVIDLKVTLVDGSYHEVDSSEMAFKIAGSIAIKEAVMKANPVLLEPMMKVEVEVPEEFLGTVMGDLIARRGQIEGQTVENGIAKVTAKVPLERMFGYATDIRSNTQGRGIFSMEFSHYEEVPRNVAEAIIAKNKGNA
- the ftnA gene encoding non-heme ferritin; amino-acid sequence: MLSSAMINRLNAQINLEMFSARLYLQMSSWCAHKALEGCATFLGQHADEEMAHMRRLLSYMHETGALAILEGLEAPPHNFGSLKEMFSQVYSHEQLVTRKINELVHLANSEPDYSTLQFLQWYVAEQHQEEFLFKSILDKIDLIGTEGQGLFFIDQEIGKLASTSGSKTLSTIG
- the rpsL gene encoding 30S ribosomal protein S12, which produces MPTIQQLIRQERELLKRKTKSPALKGCPQRRGVCTRVYTTTPKKPNSALRKVARVRLTSGFEVTAYIPGIGHNLQEHSVVMIRGGRVKDLPGVRYHIIRGTLDTAGVKDRKQGRSKYGAKRPKPGEAAATGKKK
- a CDS encoding RsmE family RNA methyltransferase, whose translation is MRSPQRLIVQGRQILDQCVTLTAEQQHYLYHVLRLKVGDELWILDGQGQRWLGQIQGKTVKLLRPDCRETELSTEIILCLALLKAANFEQVLQQATELGVKRIVPIQTARSLLQPSINKYQRWQRILQEAAEQSERLYVPALSDPLSVAEMVSLTPKGYIASLAAPELLWDCLPQMNLSEPIYLAIGPEGGWTASELEQVLAAGWQAVSLGRRTLRAVTAAIASLSVVSHYAERHCVSPQQH
- a CDS encoding efflux RND transporter periplasmic adaptor subunit; this translates as MAAFIPFVGKASSPWRSLVVGVIAAGLVGGVGLFLWRSRQTPLDLDRYTVPVQDSRDFIARIAATGKVVPGQSVNISPKRAGLLAELYVEQGDRVKAGQIIARMDSRDEQAQLAQAQANLADAIARRDRIVAGNRAEEIAQAEAQVRAATSRAQLAEERLKRNEWLAAEGVIPRDTLAELKANRDSAIANLNEAQKRLQLLQRGSRSEDIRQADAMVAAAQAQVQAARAALEDTVIRAPFTGIITQKYANPGAFVTPTTTASATTSATSTSIVAIAKGLEILAEVPEVDIGQVLVGQPVEIRADAYPGETFQGRVRLVAPEAVVEQNVTFFQVRVSLQTGREKLRSGMNVNLDFLGQKINNALLVPTVAIAVERGQTGVYVVGADQRPKFRPVTIGSSWQDQTQIISGVRVGERVFIDFPERLRPKQE
- a CDS encoding VOC family protein, whose amino-acid sequence is MAFHHVSIRTANIQRAIAFYECLGFTMDVRFTTGYTLACWLKGWHTRLELLQVPQPKPAADSFHDEHYVGYYHLSFDLSDHPDPLETWLNQVGETLKAQSLPFELLLKPTQQVIGSSLYHIAFIRDCDGLPIEFLQCLGSC
- a CDS encoding leucyl aminopeptidase; translation: MQLQTVPTAIPDWSGDLLAIAVFQTEGTLTLTDPYTTLDQRLNGLLQELINEGEFQGKSGTSLLMRLLPNFPLKKLLLVGLGNREDFNLEALRRTAATIARTARRERAKTLGMALPHETLEAADAAQAIAEGVILALHSDVRFKTDPEARKLLPYPEVVTLLGLGEQTAALTRAQQICDGVILARELVNAPANEVTPVTLAETAQQLAATYGLTAKILEREDCGALGMGAFLGVAQASDLPPKFIHLTYTSPGTVHRKIALVGKGLTFDSGGLNLKTQGGIETMKMDMGGAAAVLGTAKVLGQLKPPGIEVHFIIAATENMISGRALHPGDILTASNGKTIEVNNTDAEGRLTLADALVYAEKLGVDAIVDLATLTGACIVALGDNIAGLWSNNAELAQALQKASDRCGEKFWQMPLENKYFEAMKSQVADMKNTGPRSAGSITAALFLQQFVDHTPWAHLDIAGPVWTEKEDGYNNPCGTGYPVRTLVEWLCSLSS